A genome region from Brassica oleracea var. oleracea cultivar TO1000 chromosome C2, BOL, whole genome shotgun sequence includes the following:
- the LOC106322828 gene encoding U4/U6.U5 small nuclear ribonucleoprotein 27 kDa protein encodes MSQRNRRERDSDRRRDRDDRDRRRDRDDRDADRERDRERDRDRGLRSKKSRSRTPDHHARPPRHARSPERYRSRSRSIDRDRNRHHRRRTPSPSPSRKRPRESSVDDERNRKKAASDSVHEIAKEPAKKNDKQPSGGGEAAEEEGMDVNEIEMMKMLGIPTGFDSTKGKHVEGADVSGIRAVTKRQPRQYMNRRGGFNRPLPAERNR; translated from the coding sequence ATGTCACAGCGCAACCGACGCGAACGTGATAGTGACAGACGCCGAGATAGAGACGACCGTGATAGACGCCGAGATAGAGACGACCGTGACGCTGATCGAGAAAGAGATAGAGAGCGGGACCGTGACCGAGGGCTAAGGAGCAAGAAGTCCCGATCTCGTACTCCAGACCACCACGCTCGTCCTCCTCGCCACGCGCGCTCTCCGGAGAGGTACCGCTCTCGTTCCCGCTCGATCGACCGCGACCGTAACCGACACCACAGGCGCAGGACTCCCTCCCCCTCTCCGTCGCGGAAACGGCCTCGCGAGAGTTCAGTGGACGACGAGAGGAATCGCAAAAAAGCTGCTTCTGATTCCGTCCACGAGATTGCGAAAGAGCCTGCTAAGAAGAACGATAAGCAGCCGAGCGGCGGAGGCGAAGCTGCGGAGGAGGAGGGGATGGATGTGAATGAGATAGAGATGATGAAGATGTTGGGGATTCCAACTGGATTCGACTCGACCAAAGGGAAGCATGTTGAAGGTGCTGACGTCAGTGGGATCAGGGCTGTTACCAAGCGGCAGCCAAGGCAGTACATGAACCGTCGCGGTGGCTTTAACCGTCCTTTGCCTGCTGAGCGTAACCGCTAA
- the LOC106327102 gene encoding ATPase 3, plasma membrane-type, producing the protein MVGGGSLEDIKNENVDLEKIPIEEVFQQLKCSRDGLSGAEGESRLQLFGPNKLEEKKESKILKFLGFMWNPLSWVMEAAAIMAIALANGDGRPPDWQDFVGIVCLLVINSTISFWEENNAGNAAAALMAGLAPKTKVLRDGKWSEQEASILVPGDIVSIKLGDIIPADARLLEGDALKVDQSALTGESLPATKGPGEEVFSGSTCKQGEIEAVVIATGVHTFFGKAAHLVDSTNQVGHFQQVLTAIGNFCIISIAVGIVIEIIVMYPIQRRKYRDGIDNLLVLLIGGIPIAMPTVLSVTMAIGSHKLSEQGAITKRMTAIEEMAGMDVLCSDKTGTLTLNKLSVDKNLIEVCARGVEKEEVLLLAARASRTENQDAIDAAMVGMLADPKEARAGIREIHFFPFNPVDKRTALTYIDGNGDWHRVSKGAPEQILDLCNARADLRKRVHSAIDKYAERGLRSLAVARQTVPEKTKESSGGPWEFVGVLPLFDPPRHDSADTIRRALDLGVNVKMITGDQLAIAKETGRRLGMGSNMYPSASLLGNHKDANLAAIPVEELIEKADGFAGVFPEHKYEIVKKLQDLKHICGMTGDGVNDAPALKRADIGIAVADATDAARGASDIVLTEPGLSVIISAVLTSRAIFQRMKNYTIYAVSITIRIVFGFMLIALIWKFDFSPFMVLIIAILNDGTIMTISKDKVVPSPTPDSWKLKEIFATGIVLGGYMAIVTVVFFWAAYRTDFFPRTFHVRDLRGNEHEMMSALYLQVSIVSQALIFVTRSRGWSFLERPGWLLLIAFWIAQAIATGVAVLADWEFARIKGIGLGWAGVIWLYSIVFYIPLDMLKFAIRYILSGTAWNNLIDNKTAFTTKQNYGIEEREAQWALAQRTLHGLQNQETANVFPEKGGYRELSEIAEQAKRRAEIARLRELHTLKGHVESVVKLKGLDIETAGHYTV; encoded by the exons ATGGTGGGTGGTGGTTCTCTTGAGGATATCAAGAACGAGAATGTTGATTTG GAGAAAATACCAATTGAAGAAGTGTTCCAGCAGTTAAAATGCAGCAGAGATGGACTATCTGGAGCAGAAGGAGAGAGCAGACTCCAGCTCTTTGGCCCCAACAAACTCGAAGAGAAGAAG GAAAGCAAGATACTTAAGTTCTTGGGGTTTATGTGGAACCCTCTCTCTTGGGTTATGGAAGCAGCTGCAATCATGGCCATTGCCTTGGCTAATGGCGATGGACGTCCACCTGATTGGCAAGACTTTGTTGGTATTGTTTGTCTTTTGGTTATTAACTCAACCATCAGCTTTTGGGAAGAAAACAATGCCGGAAACGCTGCTGCTGCTCTCATGGCTGGTCTTGCTCCCAAAACAAAG GTACTAAGAGATGGCAAATGGAGTGAGCAAGAAGCTTCTATTCTTGTCCCCGGAGATATCGTGAGCATCAAGCTAGGTGACATCATCCCTGCTGATGCACGTCTCCTAGAAGGCGACGCTTTAAAAGTTGACCAATCTGCTCTAACCGGTGAGTCTCTCCCTGCCACAAAAGGTCCAGGAGAAGAAGTCTTCTCTGGCTCTACTTGCAAGCAAGGTGAGATTGAAGCCGTTGTGATAGCCACTGGAGTTCACACCTTCTTCGGCAAGGCTGCTCATCTCGTTGACAGCACAAACCAAGTGGGACACTTCCAGCAAGTCCTCACCGCAATAGGAAACTTCTGCATCATCTCAATCGCTGTCGGTATAGTCATTGAGATCATAGTCATGTACCCTATCCAGCGCAGGAAGTACAGAGACGGTATCGATAACCTCCTGGTGCTTTTGATCGGTGGGATCCCCATTGCAATGCCTACTGTCTTGTCTGTGACGATGGCCATTGGTTCCCACAAGTTGTCTGAACAAGGAGCTATCACTAAAAGAATGACTGCCATTGAAGAGATGGCTGGCATGGATGTTCTGTGCAGTGATAAGACTGGTACTCTGACGCTGAACAAGCTGAGTGTTGACAAGAATCTGATTGAGGTTTGTGCAAGAGGCGTTGAGAAGGAAGAGGTTCTGCTCTTAGCTGCTAGGGCTTCAAGAACAGAGAATCAAGATGCTATTGACGCTGCTATGGTTGGTATGCTTGCTGATCCCAAAGAGGCGAGAGCTGGTATTAGAGAGATTCACTTCTTCCCATTCAATCCGGTAGACAAGAGAACAGCACTTACTTACATTGATGGTAATGGAGACTGGCACCGTGTAAGCAAAGGAGCTCCAGAGCAG ATTCTTGATCTGTGCAATGCAAGAGCTGATCTGAGGAAGAGAGTCCACTCAGCGATTGATAAGTATGCTGAGCGTGGACTTAGGTCATTAGCTGTTGCAAGGCAGACAGTACCTGAGAAGACTAAAGAGAGCTCTGGTGGTCCATGGGAGTTTGTTGGTGTGTTGCCTTTGTTTGATCCTCCAAGACATGATAGTGCAGACACCATTAGAAGAGCTTTAGACCTTGGTGTCAACGTCAAGATGATCACTG GTGATCAACTTGCTATTGCCAAAGAGACTGGACGTAGGCTAGGGATGGGATCAAACATGTACCCATCAGCTTCTCTTCTTGGTAATCACAAAGATGCAAACCTTGCTGCTATTCCCGTTGAAGAGTTGATTGAGAAGGCTGATGGCTTTGCTGGTGTCTTCCCAG AGCACAAGTATGAGATTGTGAAGAAGTTGCAAGATTTGAAGCATATCTGTGGGATGACTGGTGATGGAGTGAATGATGCTCCTGCTTTGAAGAGAGCTGATATTGGTATAGCTGTTGCTGATGCTACAGACGCTGCACGTGGCGCTTCTGATATTGTTCTCACCGAGCCTGGTCTTAGTGTTATCATCAGCGCGGTCTTAACCAGTAGAGCTATCTTCCAAAGAATGAAGAACTACACA ATTTATGCAGTCTCTATCACCATTCGTATAGTG TTTGGGTTCATGCTCATTGCTTTGATATGGAAGTTCGACTTTTCGCCGTTCATGGTTTTGATCATTGCTATCTTGAACGATGGAACAATCATGACCATCTCAAAGGACAAAGTGGTGCCTTCTCCTACACCAGATAGCTGGAAACTCAAAGAGATATTCGCAACCGGCATTGTCCTTGGAGGCTACATGGCTATAGTGACTGTTGTTTTCTTCTGGGCTGCTTACAGAACCGACTTCTTCCCG AGAACATTCCATGTGAGAGACTTAAGAGGCAATGAACATGAGATGATGTCTGCTTTGTACTTACAAGTCAGTATAGTGAGCCAAGCTCTTATCTTCGTCACCCGATCAAGAGGCTGGTCTTTTCTTGAACGACCTGGTTGGCTCTTGCTTATTGCCTTCTGGATTGCACAAGCG ATTGCAACTGGTGTTGCTGTTTTGGCTGATTGGGAGTTTGCTAGAATCAAAGGAATAGGGCTTGGATGGGCTGGAGTTATCTGGCTTTACAGTATTGTCTTTTACATTCCATTGGACATGCTCAAGTTTGCAATCCGTTACATACTATCTGGAACTGCATGGAACAATCTCATTGACAACAAG ACTGCGTTTACGACTAAGCAAAACTATGGGATTGAGGAGAGAGAGGCACAATGGGCTCTCGCACAGAGGACTTTACATGGTCTTCAGAATCAAGAAACGGCTAATGTTTTTCCTGAGAAAGGTGGCTACAGAGAACTGTCTGAGATCGCTGAACAAGCCAAGAGACGAGCTGAGATCGCTAG GCTTAGGGAACTTCATACGCTGAAAGGGCATGTAGAGTCAGTGGTGAAGCTTAAGGGACTTGACATTGAGACAGCTGGTCACTACACCGTTTAA
- the LOC106324693 gene encoding uncharacterized protein LOC106324693 has protein sequence MYFAAIASSRQSFQSNTFSFQDSFKFRYSNKLTRPKSICCKSPHHDDEETDSSRKHEKQLAKLAVATLAVGVLALGSVGDASAAKSGGRIGGQAFRSSAPRPPPRINNRSRTNIYVNPQVAPPLIGGYGYGYGGWGWSPFSFFAPGPAVAVGGGGGLDLLVLFMFFGAASAVARNFFRSRNEEDDEDDY, from the exons ATGTATTTCGCAGCTATAGCTTCTTCACGACAAAGCTTTCAATCAAACACTTTCAGTTTCCAAGACAGTTTTAAATTCAGATACAGTAATAAACTCACTCGTCCTAAGTCAATCTGTTGCAAGTCTCCACACCACGACGACGAAGAAACTGATTCTTCCCG GAAACATGAGAAACAGCTGGCGAAATTGGCAGTCGCGACCTTAGCGGTTGGCGTTTTGGCTTTGGGATCCGTTGGAGATGCGTCTGCGGCTAAGAGCGGCGGAAGAATCGGTGGTCAAGCGTTTCGGTCTTCAGCTCCTCGGCCTCCTCCTAGGATAAACAACCGATCGAG GACCAACATCTACGTGAATCCTCAGGTTGCACCACCTTTAATCGGTGGCTATGGATATGGCTACGGCGGTTGGGGATGGTCACCGTTTTCTTTCTTTGCCCCTGGTCCTGCGGTGGCAGTTGGTGGCGGTGGTGGCCTGGACCTCCTAGTTCTCTTCATGTTTTTTGGGGCCGCTTCAGCCGTGGCCAGAAACTTTTTCCGATCAAGAAATGAAGAAGACGACGAAGATGACTATTAG
- the LOC106323076 gene encoding serum response factor homolog A-like: MVNGNLQRPMDRSLEKQKAESIRHTMQTQEDVFKQQVRELHRVYNIQKMMMDQLKHRSQYCTINNKDQTGPRERIRSWSGIDLESEVRARNKTTDHIEESELELTLSIGMSSSSTNKDMDYSSTTSFRSSSDNCNNQSNDNNNSNNQESSGPNTPMSSSSTTSLDREKKRSHWLFQGLSINRTS, translated from the exons ATGGTCAACGGAAATCTCCAAAGGCCAATGGATAGGTCTCTTGAAAAGCAAAAAGCTGAATCGATCAGACATACAATGCAAACCCAAGAAGATGTTTTCAAGCAACAG GTACGAGAGCTGCATAGAGTATATAATATACAGAAAATGATGATGGACCAGCTCAAACATAGAAGCCAATATTGTACTATTAACAACAAAGACCAAACCGGTCCAAGAGAGAGAATCAGAAGCTGGTCAGGCATAGACCTCGAAAGTGAGGTTAGAGCGAGGAACAAAACTACGGATCATATTGAAGAGAGCGAACTAGAACTGACATTGAGCATTGGAATGTCTTCTTCATCTACGAACAAGGACATGGACTACTCATCGACAACGTCGTTTAGATCATCATCAGATAACTGTAATAATCAGAGCAATGATAACAATAACAGTAATAATCAAGAAAGTAGTGGACCAAACACGCCTATGAGCAGCTCAAGTACGACGTCGTTGGATCGAGAGAAGAAGAGATCTCATTGGCTCTTTCAAGGATTGAGTATTAACCGAACTTCTTGA